A DNA window from Aminiphilus circumscriptus DSM 16581 contains the following coding sequences:
- a CDS encoding YerC/YecD family TrpR-related protein, producing the protein MAEKWKDRLTDQLCNAFLSLENPEEVYSFLEDIATIGEIRALAQRLEVARLLSEGYTYPQIAQQTGASTATISRVKKFLEYGADGYKLVLERMKEEK; encoded by the coding sequence ATGGCGGAAAAGTGGAAGGATCGTTTGACGGATCAACTGTGCAATGCGTTTTTGTCGCTGGAAAACCCGGAGGAAGTGTACAGTTTCCTGGAGGATATTGCCACTATAGGTGAAATTCGGGCTCTGGCACAGCGTTTGGAAGTTGCGCGCCTCCTGAGTGAGGGATATACCTACCCTCAGATTGCGCAGCAGACGGGAGCGAGCACCGCGACGATCAGCCGCGTCAAGAAATTTCTCGAGTATGGCGCGGATGGATACAAGCTGGTTCTTGAGAGAATGAAGGAAGAAAAGTAG
- the rpmA gene encoding 50S ribosomal protein L27, with protein sequence MRIFNLQLFAHKKGQGSSTNGRDTIGKRLGVKRQDGQFVLAGNILVRQRGTTIHPGKNVGCGRDYTLFALEEGIVRFQMKGNRKVVSIAPVSLEVE encoded by the coding sequence ATGCGGATCTTTAATCTTCAGCTTTTCGCGCATAAAAAGGGACAGGGCAGTAGCACCAATGGGCGTGACACGATTGGAAAGAGATTGGGCGTCAAAAGACAGGATGGCCAGTTCGTTCTTGCGGGAAATATCCTTGTTCGCCAACGGGGAACCACTATTCACCCAGGGAAGAATGTCGGTTGCGGCAGGGATTATACTCTCTTTGCCCTTGAAGAAGGGATTGTTCGCTTTCAGATGAAGGGAAATCGGAAAGTCGTCAGTATCGCCCCTGTGTCTTTGGAAGTAGAGTAA
- a CDS encoding DUF362 domain-containing protein has product MIDATLYLVGVAPCQDYGPEKVRAAVDSAVAHAGGWPLISGDVLFKANLLAPRNPEDAVTTHPSVLRGAIHSLKARNPEIQELLIADNPGYIFSHQKEMLLSKSGMAELEQSGLAKVELLSERGLVNVGKGKALLSSMRIARTYLEAGTVVNAAKLKTHVETEMTGCLKNIFGIADTSTRKSAHTSRSDEHLCHAILDIFEIRPPEFHLLDAVTAMEGKGPSHGTPRHLGWILAGKNALAIDAVAAWMMGYQDPFSIPLLRVARKRGIGPGSLEAIHLQGASWEQIRCPGFKRAPGNIRWIPTFLRGAVHGLVRVKPLLQREHCVRCGICATVCPVNAIELREGYPVIDSNRCVSCLCCHEMCPPGAMTAKENFLARIAIRNRA; this is encoded by the coding sequence GTGATTGACGCTACCCTGTATCTTGTCGGTGTCGCTCCCTGCCAGGACTACGGGCCGGAAAAGGTCCGTGCCGCAGTGGACAGCGCCGTCGCACATGCAGGTGGATGGCCTCTCATTTCCGGAGATGTTCTCTTCAAGGCAAACCTCCTCGCACCCCGTAACCCGGAAGATGCGGTGACAACCCACCCGTCCGTTCTTCGGGGAGCAATCCATTCGCTGAAAGCACGCAATCCGGAGATACAAGAACTCCTTATCGCGGACAATCCCGGCTATATTTTTAGTCATCAAAAAGAAATGCTCCTCTCCAAGAGCGGCATGGCAGAACTGGAACAATCCGGACTCGCCAAGGTGGAATTACTTTCCGAACGGGGGCTCGTCAATGTGGGGAAGGGGAAGGCTCTTCTCTCGTCCATGCGTATCGCACGCACCTATCTGGAGGCCGGGACCGTGGTCAACGCGGCCAAGCTGAAAACACATGTGGAGACGGAAATGACGGGATGCCTGAAAAACATCTTCGGCATCGCGGATACATCGACGAGAAAAAGTGCACACACCTCCAGGTCGGACGAGCACCTTTGCCATGCTATCCTTGACATCTTCGAAATTCGCCCACCGGAATTTCATCTTCTCGATGCCGTGACCGCCATGGAGGGGAAGGGACCATCCCACGGAACCCCTCGCCACCTCGGTTGGATTCTCGCCGGGAAAAACGCTCTCGCCATCGATGCAGTGGCGGCGTGGATGATGGGATACCAGGATCCCTTCTCGATTCCGCTTTTGCGCGTTGCCCGCAAACGCGGCATAGGGCCAGGGTCTCTTGAGGCAATCCATCTCCAGGGAGCATCTTGGGAACAGATCCGCTGTCCTGGCTTCAAGAGAGCTCCGGGAAATATCCGCTGGATTCCTACGTTTCTAAGAGGTGCGGTACACGGGCTCGTCAGAGTTAAGCCGCTTCTTCAGCGGGAGCACTGTGTTCGCTGCGGCATCTGTGCCACCGTGTGTCCCGTGAATGCCATCGAACTTCGGGAAGGATACCCCGTTATCGACTCGAACCGCTGTGTTTCCTGTCTTTGCTGCCACGAGATGTGTCCTCCCGGAGCGATGACCGCAAAGGAGAATTTTTTGGCTCGGATTGCCATTCGAAACAGGGCCTGA
- a CDS encoding aminotransferase class I/II-fold pyridoxal phosphate-dependent enzyme: protein MRFGREAFFAMNTGEVCLDKNENPFDLPPSPREEIRDLLSTITLNRYPEPEYRSLREALAGYVNVDASQLIVGNGGDEILFLCFLAFVKPGDVVLRLHPSFSQYSHLIRVFGAREKTVPVELDSRQGMFRIDEEALLDAVAASSPKLVLLDSPNNPTGFSMGPEFLARLARLSPCPVVLDEAYIEFGGQSVLDIFKKEGFPRHVLVLRTLSKAWGLAGIRLGYSVSGEKICKALNDVRGPFNVNVLTQEIAKILLHYREWMESRVYSIRYMRDRFVESMARIPGWEAFPSDGNFVLLRTTAEERFARSLFERAGIRVKFLSDLPWEGTWLRITVGREEDMRAVLDECSQACVGGEEEHSLSTSALA, encoded by the coding sequence ATGCGGTTTGGTCGCGAAGCGTTTTTTGCAATGAACACAGGTGAGGTTTGCCTCGATAAGAATGAGAATCCGTTCGATCTTCCCCCCTCCCCGAGAGAAGAGATTCGGGATCTCCTTTCAACGATTACTTTGAATCGTTACCCTGAGCCGGAATATCGATCCCTCCGGGAGGCCTTGGCGGGATACGTGAATGTGGATGCGAGCCAACTTATTGTGGGCAATGGCGGCGACGAGATTCTTTTTCTCTGTTTTCTCGCTTTCGTCAAACCCGGGGATGTGGTCCTTCGTCTGCATCCTTCCTTTTCGCAGTATTCCCACCTGATTCGTGTGTTCGGAGCTCGCGAGAAGACTGTGCCCGTGGAGTTGGATTCACGGCAGGGAATGTTTCGCATCGACGAAGAGGCGCTTTTGGATGCCGTAGCTGCATCGTCGCCGAAGCTTGTCCTTCTCGACAGTCCCAATAATCCTACCGGTTTTTCCATGGGACCGGAATTTTTGGCGAGATTAGCCAGACTTTCTCCCTGCCCTGTCGTCCTCGATGAGGCGTACATCGAGTTTGGTGGTCAATCTGTTCTGGATATTTTTAAAAAAGAAGGGTTTCCCCGCCATGTGCTTGTTCTCCGCACTCTTTCCAAGGCGTGGGGGCTCGCAGGCATCCGCCTCGGCTATTCTGTCTCCGGGGAAAAAATCTGTAAGGCACTGAATGATGTGCGGGGGCCTTTCAATGTGAATGTACTTACCCAAGAGATCGCGAAGATCCTTCTCCACTACAGAGAATGGATGGAAAGCCGCGTGTACAGTATCCGCTACATGAGAGACCGTTTTGTGGAGAGCATGGCACGAATTCCCGGATGGGAAGCTTTCCCCAGTGACGGAAATTTTGTTCTGCTGCGTACCACAGCCGAGGAACGCTTCGCCCGTTCTCTTTTTGAACGGGCAGGCATTCGGGTGAAATTTCTCAGCGATCTCCCCTGGGAAGGGACATGGCTTCGTATCACCGTCGGCCGCGAGGAAGACATGCGGGCCGTTCTGGATGAATGTAGCCAGGCATGTGTTGGTGGCGAAGAAGAGCACTCCCTGTCGACAAGTGCTCTGGCGTAA
- a CDS encoding ribosomal-processing cysteine protease Prp — protein MTTVRVFRREGTIAAVIAEGHAGYAPSGQDIVCAGVSVLMQCLQVGLEDVIGLRDVEITCDEKDGMMSIHWHNGSHPCVAVLAESIVRSIYGISAGYPEMVRIIEEDHHADL, from the coding sequence ATGACGACTGTGCGTGTTTTTCGACGAGAAGGAACCATTGCAGCCGTCATAGCCGAGGGACATGCAGGTTATGCTCCGTCCGGTCAGGATATTGTTTGTGCTGGCGTATCGGTTCTTATGCAATGCCTCCAAGTTGGCCTAGAGGATGTGATTGGCCTCCGGGATGTTGAAATCACATGTGACGAAAAGGATGGGATGATGTCCATCCATTGGCACAATGGGAGTCATCCGTGTGTTGCTGTGCTTGCGGAATCTATCGTGAGAAGTATATATGGCATCTCCGCCGGATATCCGGAGATGGTACGGATCATAGAGGAGGATCACCATGCGGATCTTTAA
- the rplU gene encoding 50S ribosomal protein L21: MYAIVEACGKQYRVAPGDVVKIDHLQLAEGEPLRLEKILFVQKDDATVTVGTPFVQGASVRGTVLAHGKDPKVMVFRYRRKKNIRRFRGHRQQFTQVKIEGIDVE, translated from the coding sequence ATGTACGCAATTGTTGAAGCATGCGGCAAGCAGTATCGTGTTGCTCCGGGAGATGTCGTCAAGATCGATCATCTTCAGCTCGCCGAGGGCGAGCCTCTTCGTCTTGAGAAGATTCTCTTCGTCCAAAAAGACGACGCAACGGTGACGGTGGGAACGCCTTTTGTCCAGGGAGCCTCTGTGCGTGGAACCGTCTTAGCGCATGGCAAGGATCCGAAAGTGATGGTCTTCAGATACCGTCGCAAGAAAAACATCCGAAGATTTCGCGGCCACCGACAGCAGTTCACTCAAGTGAAAATTGAAGGCATTGATGTAGAGTAA
- a CDS encoding Lon protease family protein, with product MTVRDHALLPPEKLRKTTDPAVLGFTTTSNIDCLEGLIGQKRAVKSISFGLAVPAKGYNIFVVGNPGSGRTTYTLKQLQSRAEQETTPEDWVYVYNFADPGRPLAVNLPAGKGKELASRLEDLVEDLKITLNKAFENNQYEDNKATLVKEFQEQVNAFMEELRTWAAEKGFAIKRTPQGFVNIPLVNEQTEDGNTTQREMQQEEFEGLSEERQKELQGNSEQISQRTLETLRKIRDLEKSLKERIKDLEAEICRNAIKPFLQDLGDAFGHEGKIGEWIDDLAEDIIANFSMFIAAARDENAEVDFSRYTVNVFVSNDPEKGAPVVFETNPTYYNMAGKVEYESRQGYLYTDFRRIVAGAMHKANGGYLLLEADDLFRHFMSWDAIKRVLKTGELVIENLGEQLGFVPVSSLRPEPIPLHIKIVIVGTRWIYHLLTIYDPEFPKLFKVKADFDVDMIRSEETERDMARFVAGFVKKENLLPFTNCAVAELTEWASRLAGHQERLSTQFNRIAETIVEASAWTQMDGKDIVQREDVRKAIEEKTFRANLIEERIQRIFEDGTIRIDTEGAIVGQVNGLTVIDMRDHAFGQPVRITANAFMGQEGVVNIEREVKMTGPIHNKGLLTLSSYLGRMYAQDIPLALSARIAFEQTYDGIEGDSASSTELYCLLSALSGVPIRQGIAVTGSVDQFGNIQPIGGANEKIEGFYRYCKARRLTGDQGVLVPVQNVQHLMLHHEVVEAVRNGDFSVWAVSNIGEGIEILTGVPAGTPGDDGEYPEECIHGKVKKRLKEWLKRASSLKKELGETNGGTAAKTSANNEEDAGETTGPQDDNDDTDNVE from the coding sequence ATGACCGTGCGCGATCATGCTTTGCTCCCACCTGAAAAATTGCGAAAAACCACCGACCCGGCGGTCCTCGGCTTTACGACGACGTCGAACATCGATTGTCTTGAGGGACTCATCGGACAAAAGCGGGCAGTCAAATCCATTTCCTTTGGCCTCGCCGTTCCGGCCAAGGGGTACAACATTTTCGTCGTTGGAAACCCAGGAAGCGGACGCACCACCTACACGCTAAAGCAGCTCCAGAGCCGGGCGGAACAAGAAACCACTCCGGAGGATTGGGTCTACGTGTACAATTTCGCAGATCCAGGACGCCCTCTCGCGGTAAACCTCCCCGCAGGAAAAGGGAAGGAGCTGGCCTCTCGACTGGAGGATCTTGTGGAAGATCTCAAGATCACCCTCAACAAGGCCTTCGAGAACAACCAGTACGAGGACAACAAAGCGACACTGGTGAAGGAGTTCCAGGAGCAAGTCAACGCCTTCATGGAGGAGCTCCGCACCTGGGCCGCGGAAAAGGGATTCGCCATCAAACGCACCCCGCAGGGCTTTGTGAATATCCCTCTTGTGAACGAACAGACCGAGGACGGCAATACAACCCAGCGGGAAATGCAGCAGGAGGAATTCGAGGGACTGAGTGAGGAGCGCCAAAAGGAGCTTCAGGGCAACTCCGAGCAGATCTCTCAGAGAACACTTGAAACACTTCGAAAAATCCGGGATCTCGAAAAATCTCTGAAGGAGCGCATCAAAGATCTGGAAGCCGAAATCTGCCGAAATGCCATCAAACCTTTTCTCCAGGACCTGGGGGATGCATTCGGGCACGAGGGGAAGATCGGCGAGTGGATTGACGATCTTGCGGAGGACATCATCGCAAATTTCAGCATGTTCATCGCAGCCGCCAGGGATGAAAATGCCGAGGTTGACTTCAGTCGTTACACGGTGAACGTCTTCGTCTCAAACGATCCGGAGAAGGGAGCCCCCGTGGTTTTCGAGACAAACCCGACCTATTACAACATGGCCGGAAAAGTCGAATATGAAAGTCGCCAGGGGTATCTCTACACCGATTTTAGACGTATCGTCGCCGGAGCTATGCACAAGGCGAACGGAGGCTACCTTCTCCTTGAGGCGGATGACCTTTTCCGCCATTTCATGTCCTGGGACGCCATCAAGCGCGTTCTCAAAACAGGAGAGCTTGTTATCGAAAACCTGGGGGAACAGCTCGGATTCGTCCCCGTCTCCTCTCTTCGGCCAGAGCCGATCCCCCTTCACATCAAGATCGTTATCGTCGGTACCCGCTGGATCTACCACCTCCTTACCATCTACGACCCGGAGTTTCCGAAACTGTTCAAGGTCAAGGCCGACTTCGACGTTGACATGATACGCTCCGAGGAAACCGAGCGTGACATGGCTCGCTTCGTGGCAGGATTCGTGAAAAAAGAAAACCTGCTTCCCTTCACGAATTGCGCCGTGGCGGAACTGACCGAGTGGGCTTCGCGTCTCGCCGGACACCAGGAACGACTCTCTACGCAGTTCAACCGTATCGCTGAAACCATCGTGGAAGCCTCCGCATGGACACAGATGGACGGCAAGGACATCGTACAGCGGGAGGACGTGCGCAAAGCCATCGAAGAAAAGACATTCCGGGCCAATCTTATCGAAGAGCGCATTCAGCGAATCTTCGAGGATGGAACAATCCGCATCGACACGGAAGGCGCGATAGTCGGACAGGTCAATGGCCTGACCGTCATCGATATGCGCGATCACGCCTTTGGTCAACCGGTTCGGATCACCGCCAACGCCTTCATGGGACAGGAGGGCGTTGTCAACATCGAACGCGAAGTCAAAATGACCGGCCCTATCCATAACAAGGGATTACTCACTCTGAGCAGCTACCTCGGACGTATGTACGCCCAAGACATCCCTCTAGCTCTGTCGGCCCGCATCGCCTTCGAACAGACCTACGACGGAATCGAAGGCGATAGTGCCTCCTCGACGGAGCTGTACTGCCTCCTTTCCGCCCTTTCCGGAGTTCCCATTCGACAGGGCATTGCCGTAACGGGTTCCGTGGATCAGTTCGGTAACATTCAGCCCATTGGAGGCGCCAACGAGAAAATCGAAGGATTCTATCGCTATTGCAAAGCACGACGACTTACCGGAGATCAGGGTGTACTGGTTCCCGTACAGAACGTGCAACACCTCATGCTGCACCACGAAGTCGTCGAAGCGGTAAGAAACGGAGACTTCTCCGTCTGGGCCGTATCCAACATCGGAGAGGGCATTGAAATACTGACGGGTGTTCCCGCGGGGACGCCGGGCGACGATGGGGAGTACCCTGAAGAATGTATTCACGGCAAAGTGAAAAAACGCCTCAAAGAATGGCTGAAACGAGCCTCCTCACTGAAAAAGGAGTTGGGAGAGACCAACGGCGGAACAGCTGCGAAAACAAGCGCCAACAACGAGGAGGATGCTGGAGAAACAACAGGCCCACAGGATGACAATGACGACACGGACAATGTCGAATAA
- a CDS encoding endonuclease III domain-containing protein, translated as MSNNRGEKHFLEKRGKGLSRKWVAQILDILEANWGMEANPHFVSTEDPLDGLILTVLSQNTNDRNRDTAFLRLKQRFPSWKEVHEAPTENLEEAIRPAGLGPTKAKRIIRLLSLILEAFGDFSLSSLRGWNPEEARAYLEALPGVGAKTAACVLVFDLDMPAFPVDTHIARLCTRIGFVLPGTTPEGIARIMEQYVPKDRYRGAHLNFIEHGRHVCGARKPACEECPLRLRCNTGKGGGSSRD; from the coding sequence ATGTCGAATAATAGAGGAGAAAAACATTTCCTGGAAAAACGGGGTAAAGGGCTCTCCCGGAAATGGGTGGCACAGATTCTCGACATTCTCGAGGCAAACTGGGGAATGGAGGCAAATCCTCACTTCGTCTCCACCGAAGACCCTTTGGATGGATTGATACTTACGGTCCTCTCCCAGAACACGAACGACAGGAACAGAGACACCGCTTTCCTGCGTCTCAAACAGCGGTTCCCCTCCTGGAAAGAAGTGCACGAGGCACCGACGGAGAATCTGGAAGAGGCGATCCGTCCAGCAGGGTTGGGACCAACGAAAGCGAAGCGCATCATCCGCCTTCTCTCGCTGATCCTTGAGGCTTTCGGCGACTTCAGTCTCTCTTCCTTGCGAGGGTGGAATCCAGAGGAGGCAAGAGCCTATCTCGAAGCACTCCCTGGCGTGGGAGCGAAAACCGCCGCGTGCGTTCTTGTCTTCGATCTGGACATGCCCGCCTTTCCAGTGGACACACATATAGCGCGACTCTGCACCCGTATCGGCTTTGTTCTTCCCGGAACAACTCCGGAAGGTATTGCGCGCATTATGGAGCAATATGTCCCGAAGGACCGCTACCGTGGTGCACACCTCAACTTCATTGAACACGGGCGCCATGTTTGCGGCGCCAGAAAACCAGCCTGTGAGGAATGCCCCCTTCGCCTACGCTGCAACACGGGGAAAGGAGGTGGATCTTCTCGTGATTGA